The genomic DNA CCCTCGCGGGTGCTAACCCAGTCGATATCGTAGCCCTCTTCGCACTGCGTCACTTGGGTGTTGGGCGTCAGGGCCGCGGTAAAGCCCGTTTGGTGAGACCGGCCATCGACCCATTCGGTGTGGCCAGAATTCTGCTTGAATGTGCCCGGCGGCAGCGAGCAGACCTCCGCGGCGGTTGCCGGAACCGTGTTGTCGGCGTGCGAGGCGTCGCGGCGGTAGGGGGTCCAGCCCTTCACCTCGGCCAGCATCAGCGTCTTGCTCGTGCCGTCAGAAATCTGAGCCATCTTCGTCCCGACCGACGCCTGGAACGCCCCGACCTCTTGCTGCTTTCCGGTCGGGTCGAACACCAGGAACACGCCGCGGTTGACGCCGTAATTGAGCGGGTAGTGCATCGGCTGGCCATCGGAGATCCGCACGGTGTCCTGCTCCTCGGAGGGGCATAAGTACGCCGAAACCCGGTAGGCGCCGATGAACCCGTCGCCGAAGACGGTCGACTCATAGTCCTGGTCGTAGTCGATGAGCGACTCAAACTGCGCCTCTTCGAGGTACGGCAAGAGTCGCGCTTGAGGGGACCACTTGCTGCTGCGGGTGTCGGTCCCGTCGACGCCGAAGGTCAGCCGGGCGGGAGGGAGTTTGTCCTGGCTCGACTCGTAGTTCAGGGTGGCCAGCGCGACCTGCTTCAGGTTGTTCATGCACGCGGCCCGGCGGGCGGCGCCGCGGGCGGCCTGGACCGCGGGCAGCAATAGCGCAATCAGCAGCCCAATGATGGCAATCACCACCAGCAGCTCGACCAGCGTAAAGGCGGGCCGCCGAGCAGGGTGGCGGGGTAGGGCGGGGCAGGTAGGGAGCAGTGAGGTGGCCGCAGCGGGCGAGTGGGGACGCATAGCGGTCTCGGCGTGGTGCGGGAATGAGACTCAATCGCAAGAGAAGCACCCTAGCAGTGGACTCGCTGGTCGTCAATCTGCTCGGCAACAAAAAAAGAGCCTCGACCCACGCCGGGTCGAGGCTCTCTGGAGTTCATTCGCTGCTTCGATATTACGCTTGGTCCCGCACGCCTGGGCCCCCACGCCTGGGACTGTGGGCGTGCCGCTGAGCTAGCCGCTGGCGGCGTCGCCGTCGGCGGCGGGCTCCGAGCCGCCGGCTTGCTGGTTCTTCCGTTCGGAGTCGGTCCCCGGCACAATCCGCGGACTGGACGAGCTCTGCTCGATCAGCTCCTTGAGCTGTTCGGAATCGATCACCTCGTACTTCAGGAGCGACTTGGTGATGTTCTCCAAAACGGGGCGCCGCGTTTCGAGGATGTGGCGGGTCCGCTCGAGGCCCTCGTCGATGATCCGCTTGACCTCCTGATCGATCTCGCGGGCGGTCTGCTCGCTGTGGTGCTGCATCCGCGGGCCGTCGGAACCGGCCAGGAACGCGCTGCGGTTGGAGTCGCGGTAGTTGACCCGTCCCAGGCGGCTCATGCCGTAGTCCATGACCATGCTGCGTGCCATCTCGGTGGCGCGTTCGAGGTCGTTCTGGGCTCCGGACGAGACGTCGTCGAAGACCATTTCCTCGGCCACGGTGCCGGCGAGGCAGACCTGAATGCGGCTCTCGAGCTCGCTCTGGGTCATCAGGAAGCGGTCCTCACTGGGCCGCTGCATCATGTACCCCAGCGCGGCCAGGCCGCGCGGGATGATGCTCACCTTGTGCACCGGGTCGGTGTTGGGCAGCGAGTAAGCGACCAGCGCGTGGCCCGCCTCGTGGAAGGCGACCCGCTGCTTCTCGTCGTCGCGGATGATGCGGCTCTTCTTCTCCAGGCCGGCCGAGCTGCGCTCGACCGCCTCGTTGAACTCCTCCATCGTCACGACTTCCTTGCCGTTGCGGGCGGCGAGCAGGGCGGCCTCGTTGACCACGTTGGCCAGGTCGGCCCCGACAAACCCGCTGGTGATCGCCGCCAGCGACTTCACATCCACATCGGCGTCGACCTTGATGTTCTGCAGGTGGACCTCGATGATCTCTTCACGGCCGGCGATGTCGGGGCGGTCGACCAGCACGTGCCGGTCGAAACGGCCCGGACGCATCAGCGCGGGGTCGAGGGTCTCCGGGCGGTTGGTGGCGCCCATAATGATGATGCCGCTGTTGGTGCCGAAGCCGTCCATCTCGACCAGCAGGGCGTTGAGCGTCTGCTCGCGTTCGTCGTGGCCGCCCATGTTGCCGCTGCCGCGGGTCTTGCCAAGGGCGTCGAGCTCGTCGATGAACACGATGCACGGCGCGCGCTGCTCTGCCTGCTGGAACATGTCCCGCACGCGGGCGGCGCCGACGCCGACAAACATCTCGACAAAGTCCGAGCCGCTGAGGCTGAAGAACGGCACGCCCGCCTCGCCGGCTACGGCCTTGCCGAGCAGCGTCTTGCCGGTGCCGGGGGGCCCGACCAGCAGCACGCCCTTGGGGATGCGGCCACCGAGGCTCT from Posidoniimonas polymericola includes the following:
- a CDS encoding DUF1559 domain-containing protein, translated to MRPHSPAAATSLLPTCPALPRHPARRPAFTLVELLVVIAIIGLLIALLLPAVQAARGAARRAACMNNLKQVALATLNYESSQDKLPPARLTFGVDGTDTRSSKWSPQARLLPYLEEAQFESLIDYDQDYESTVFGDGFIGAYRVSAYLCPSEEQDTVRISDGQPMHYPLNYGVNRGVFLVFDPTGKQQEVGAFQASVGTKMAQISDGTSKTLMLAEVKGWTPYRRDASHADNTVPATAAEVCSLPPGTFKQNSGHTEWVDGRSHQTGFTAALTPNTQVTQCEEGYDIDWVSTREGRSATEATYAVVTSRSYHAGNLVNTAMMDGSVRTVTGDIDRTAWWAAATRNGEEAIGLDTP
- the ftsH gene encoding ATP-dependent zinc metalloprotease FtsH — encoded protein: MESNKKPSSSEKNKKPSPHGGSYMWYLLGLGVLLLLMVTIFTNSSKKEIAWSDLVQLVKQSKQTESGDEEYRHWIEIEDTSSKTPKRVKLANLSDVMVSTSKVTGTVEWIEIDRETGEAIPGERGSLERPFVSYRDHNDDQILELLGQTEITHRVAQPADPLLSNLMWFAVFIGMIVLFLLLLRRMGGAGSPMAFGRSRGKLYAQEDIDVTFDDVAGIEEAVDELREVVDFLRNPERYQSLGGRIPKGVLLVGPPGTGKTLLGKAVAGEAGVPFFSLSGSDFVEMFVGVGAARVRDMFQQAEQRAPCIVFIDELDALGKTRGSGNMGGHDEREQTLNALLVEMDGFGTNSGIIIMGATNRPETLDPALMRPGRFDRHVLVDRPDIAGREEIIEVHLQNIKVDADVDVKSLAAITSGFVGADLANVVNEAALLAARNGKEVVTMEEFNEAVERSSAGLEKKSRIIRDDEKQRVAFHEAGHALVAYSLPNTDPVHKVSIIPRGLAALGYMMQRPSEDRFLMTQSELESRIQVCLAGTVAEEMVFDDVSSGAQNDLERATEMARSMVMDYGMSRLGRVNYRDSNRSAFLAGSDGPRMQHHSEQTAREIDQEVKRIIDEGLERTRHILETRRPVLENITKSLLKYEVIDSEQLKELIEQSSSSPRIVPGTDSERKNQQAGGSEPAADGDAASG